A window of Thermomicrobiales bacterium contains these coding sequences:
- a CDS encoding phenylalanine--tRNA ligase beta subunit-related protein, with amino-acid sequence MEALLRRAADGLPRINRLTDIYNAISVQHQIPLGGEDLHRYSGPPRIRATGDESFDTVAGGEEIIEHPEPGEVIWCDDAGVTCRRWNWRQARRTQLHDETTSAIFILDALEPLTNAALQAATDELVGHLARLGPDIVVAQRLIGAGGSAD; translated from the coding sequence CTGGAGGCGCTGTTGCGGCGGGCTGCCGACGGCCTGCCACGGATCAACCGGCTGACCGACATCTACAACGCGATCTCGGTACAGCATCAGATTCCGCTCGGTGGCGAGGATCTGCACCGCTACAGCGGTCCACCGCGGATCCGCGCGACCGGTGACGAGTCGTTCGACACGGTCGCGGGCGGCGAGGAGATTATCGAGCATCCCGAGCCGGGCGAGGTGATTTGGTGCGACGATGCCGGGGTGACCTGCCGACGCTGGAACTGGCGGCAGGCGCGCCGCACGCAACTGCACGACGAGACGACCTCCGCGATCTTCATCCTCGATGCGCTCGAGCCGCTGACCAACGCGGCGCTGCAGGCGGCGACTGATGAGCTCGTTGGCCATCTCGCTCGGCTCGGGCCCGACATCGTCGTTGCGCAGCGGTTGATCGGTGCCGGCGGGAGCGCGGACTGA
- a CDS encoding bacterial transcriptional activator domain-containing protein yields MQAVAEHHLAAGHPTEAVAAAGRQLALDPWQAAYRHLMRAHARNGDRAAALAAYARCVETLRNGLGVAPDRETTQMAEHIRASGATASTTPTALPSARSHAHNLPAALAPLIGRERNWRGCSSCRIVHRDW; encoded by the coding sequence CTGCAGGCAGTCGCTGAGCATCACCTCGCTGCCGGGCACCCCACCGAGGCGGTGGCCGCTGCCGGGCGGCAATTGGCACTCGATCCCTGGCAGGCCGCCTACCGCCACCTGATGCGCGCGCACGCGCGCAACGGAGATCGCGCTGCCGCGCTGGCCGCCTATGCCCGCTGCGTCGAGACGCTCCGCAATGGCCTCGGCGTCGCGCCAGACCGCGAAACGACGCAGATGGCCGAGCACATTCGAGCGAGCGGTGCCACTGCGAGCACAACACCCACCGCACTGCCGAGCGCCCGATCGCACGCGCACAACCTGCCGGCCGCGCTCGCGCCGCTGATCGGGCGCGAAAGGAACTGGCGAGGCTGCTCAAGCTGCCGAATAGTTCATCGCGATTGGTAA
- a CDS encoding right-handed parallel beta-helix repeat-containing protein, whose product MERQQTIPIGQARLRVLISALLLAGLLVTLVPAVSRPASFTVTNLNESGAGSLRQALADAKAAVGDDTISFEDGLTGTITVASQLVIDSNVIIQGPGAELLTISGGNTTRVFLVKDGVTATIDGLAISDGSADNGGGIHVASSTLNVTNSVFTGNGSFGDWRVWGGAINASWSTVTITNSTFSGNNGYIGAAIHSADSVVRVENTTVEHNDSIYLAGGVSSMGTGSVTIVDSIFTDNTGNAGAFGGAVYAEGNDLTVIDSTFFNNDAGPLGSFEALSPSLSAP is encoded by the coding sequence ATGGAACGACAGCAAACGATCCCGATCGGTCAGGCGCGATTGCGAGTGCTGATCAGCGCGCTGCTGCTGGCCGGCCTGCTCGTCACGCTCGTCCCGGCGGTGAGCCGGCCAGCCAGCTTCACGGTAACGAACCTCAATGAGTCCGGGGCTGGCTCACTACGTCAGGCCTTGGCTGACGCGAAGGCGGCGGTTGGCGACGATACGATCTCGTTCGAGGATGGGTTGACCGGCACGATCACCGTCGCCAGTCAATTGGTCATCGATAGCAACGTCATCATCCAGGGACCGGGCGCGGAGCTACTGACGATCAGCGGCGGCAACACGACCCGTGTATTCCTGGTGAAGGATGGTGTCACTGCCACAATCGATGGGCTGGCGATCAGCGATGGGAGTGCCGACAATGGCGGCGGTATCCACGTTGCTTCGAGCACGCTCAACGTCACCAACAGCGTGTTCACTGGCAACGGGTCCTTCGGGGATTGGCGCGTGTGGGGCGGCGCAATCAACGCCTCGTGGAGCACGGTCACTATCACGAACAGCACATTCTCCGGCAACAATGGATATATCGGAGCCGCCATCCATTCTGCTGATTCAGTGGTACGCGTTGAGAACACGACGGTAGAACACAATGACAGTATCTACCTTGCCGGTGGGGTGTCGTCGATGGGAACTGGCTCTGTCACGATCGTCGACAGCATCTTCACCGACAACACCGGAAATGCAGGAGCATTTGGCGGTGCGGTATATGCCGAAGGGAACGACCTCACCGTCATCGACAGCACGTTCTTCAACAACGATGCGGGTCCATTAGGCAGTTTCGAGGCGCTATCGCCAAGTCTTTCGGCACCCTGA